Genomic segment of Malus domestica chromosome 15, GDT2T_hap1:
caaaaaaaagatcaCAAATCGATTTTATGTATATCCGAGCATTCAAAGTCCCCGCCAACAAATGATCTCATAATTTCAGTCCCACTCTTCCCCCACCATCAATGCACAACAGGTTTAGTACATTCAAGCAAGATATTAAAGAAAGCTAGAAAATAGCATACGGAATTAACAAagaggagtcattttataggcAGGCAAATGAGGATCACAAAATTCAGTAAGGAGCGTAGTAGTACCCGGCCGGTGGGGGCATCCCCATTCCATTCACCGGAGGCATTCCGTAGGGTTGCATTGCCATAGGAGCTGCTCCGTAGTATCCGGTCCCGCTGATTTTCTGTAAGCTGCCTTGCCCCTGCATTCCTTCCTTGGCATACTGATTCCACAGTTGCTGCTCCTGCATAAGCAAATGCTGCTTCTTCTCCAGATCTGCCATTTGCACATAGGATGGTGGCGGAACGGTTAATGATGCAGCGAATGGGTCCTCATTCACCGCCTGGACTGTCCCGTCTGGGGCGGGAAGAGCTAACACCTGCGTTGCGCTCTTGCCCGGCCCAGGCAATGCTACACTACTGGCACTACCACCAGTCAATTGGGCAGCACTCACATGCTGCCTCACAATGCCCTGATCATACATGCCGTCCAACAACAATGGATCCATCCCACCACCAAGATTTTGCTTCTGCCTAGATAAATTACTTGCTGTTTCCACCAACGCCAGTTCCCAATCCGCCTTCCCGGGTTCTGCAGCTGGAGTCTGCCAAGCCGAGGTGACTTGGGGCTGCCCGTCTGATGGGAAAGCTTCCCAGGATCCATTAGCACTTCCACCACCACCAGGACCGGCAAACAGGGCCAAAGCCAACTGATTACCCTGTGCATCGGCTGAAACCCCATTATCCCTCAAATCCACCAAATCCCCTACCACTTCCTGCTTCACCTCCGCCTTCACCACAGCCTCAGGTGGCGGTGGTGGAGTGAAACTCTCCGGCGCGGGCAGAGCCTTAATCTCATTCATATTGGGTTGGAGCTCCTCCTCAACTGGAGCCACAGGAGCAGGCTCCACCTTCCTCTCTGGACTCTTGGTTCCCTTGGACCTGTCCCTCACAAACTCCTCCAATGTCTCCAGCAACTTGCTCCCAATCCTTTGCACCTCCGGATACTCCGACGACCGCGCCAAACCCAAATCCTTACACCAACCATAGAACCCAACCAGCTCATCAATCTGCTTCGCCGTACTTGCATAAGCATCAAAAGCCTTAACGCAATCCGGATACTCCATATCAAAAAACTTATCAAGCAAAACCGCCAAAACCTCACAAACGTCAGCATACAGCTGAAAGCTCTCCTTCACCACCGGGTAAACCGCCACCAGAACCAACCGACTGTTCTTAGCCAACCCGGTGGGCCGGGTCGCCAAGAACCGATCCAACAGCCTCTGCAAATGACCCATTTTCACGAAAATTCGCTCCGGCTTCATATCCCTCAATGGGGTCACGCTCACAATTCTCTTTTCATCTCGCCCGTTTCGACTCACCGAGTCATTCATATCGCCGTACGACCTCGACCTCCTCATCCCTCCTCCATTTTCATAATCGCGATCTCGCTCTCCTCCGTACTCATACTCGTAATTTCTCGGCGGCGGAGACCTGAAATTCGAAGACCCGCCATACGAACCACCAGAGCTCTGTCGATCTCCCGCACCAAgaccgccgccgccgccgccgccgccgctcTTCCTCTCGAACAGCATCAGCTCGAGCCTCTGATCCAAGTACAGAGCATAAGTCCTCACAAAGGCAGAGTGGTCCCACGAGCTCGAGTGCGCCTCGTCCCTGAAATCCGATAGGTTCAGGAGGCGGGTCCCCCTCCGAGTCGCGTACACGATCTCGTCCCCAAGCACCGGGTCGCCGTCGTTCAGGAGGCGGTGGACCAGCATCAACGCCTTGAGCGCCACGATCCAGTCGCGCGTCTTCCCCAGACGCTTCGACACCGCCGACACGCACGCGAGGACGTAACCCCTGGACGATGACGTCAGCATCAGTATCTCGCGGACGTGCTTCTCGCTGGCCGGCTCGTCCTCGTGCGACGTCGCTTTGACGATCGCGACCTCGAGGTCCGGGGCCAGGTTGCTGGCGACCTTGGCGATGCCGATGCTCGTCTGATCCTTGACGGCTCCGATTGCTTTCCGGATCGTGCTCGGCGCCATCCCCGCCGTCGATCTGATTCGCTTCCGATTTAATATACCACGCGGGCTGAGATTCAATGGAAATGACGAAACGGTTCACTTGGTTGAATTAATCTGGAGGAAGGTTGAGTTTCTAAAAATAGAAAGGGGCGTACATTTTGGTTATTTACCGTCGACGTCGGAGTCTCTAGATCTGCGGCGTGGACAGTCCGGCGAGTCAGATCTCGGAGCAGCCGACGACCAATCAAATTTCTCGTGTTTTTTTGGTTGGATTTGTTTGCTCTCTGTGTGTCTGGAACAACGGAGAGAAGGATAAAAAGTTGAATTTAAATAGTGGATTGGAGTCAATGACGTGGAGGGCGGGAAGCCGTCGATTATATCTGAGATCTGGGATCTAGATGGGAACCTGGGAGAGACTGGCGGTAGTGTCGGGCGGCGTGTCTGAAAGAATTATGACACGTGTGAGCGTGTTTGTATGAATGGGTTCGGACGGGGTGGAGCACGAcctattttagtaaaaggaggcGCGACTGAGCGTACGGGTTACGGAGATACCTACTTGATAGAGACGTCCTAAAGTAAACTAATAAATATTTACCTTAAAAAATACGTAAAATTAGGAAAATAATTCTCTCCGGATCTCTTCACCAAATTCATTCAGTCATctaatttgaatttttgaaatttgatctaacagtttatgttattataatttttaaagaggTTCTTTATTTGTAGcatttagatcaaattttaaggaatCAAATTCATTGATTGGGTGAATTTGATGGAGGGGATCCTGATCCCTTTCCGTAAACTTGTATTCCAGTCCAAAAAAATCGACTGTTTCAAATCAAGTCCAGTTTTATTGAATTTGGTATTATACCCATTTTGTcctttaaagtaaaaataaaaatcgatttaaatttttataaggCTTTATCTACCCACTTCCTAAtaacaaatattttaaaaattcatataCTACAAATATGATAAGtttatcaaaaattaaaaattgtggGAGGTAAGGAACCTGTGATATTGATATAATTAAGGATCTATAATATAGGTATAttataaagaagaaaaacatgtGAGGTAGATTATAAACAAAAACCTATTATATAggtaaataaattaaagtatTGTCTACCTTCATGTATACCTATGATGGAGGAAGGCAAATACTTTATAGCTAGAAAGTATATATACTCTACAAACTATGAGCAAAAACCTCTGGTACAagttaataaacatttaatttgaGATAAATTATCATAAACATGTGATATAGGTAGATAAATTACTATTAATCTATAATACATAGAGTATATAATATGGTAgattgataaaaataaataaataagtaaagGAGGGGTTTTTAACTTTAGTCCTTCAAGAAGATTGAAATTTGATAAAAACCTGAtgttagattacatattgattatagTCCATTGATGTatccttaattcaaaataattaatgtgttttttattcaatgtctcccattaaatatttaaattcattaatatacatatttaaatttattttttgaccaatttattttttaaatttattagttttattttgcattcttcaaacttgaaaggcTCAATTAGGGTACCTAAATgttaattgacacaccccgtcccgaaggagggcatgctggccgtcacgtgagagtgacgtgaccatttgcacagtacgtaagctttaagatacaatttataagttgatacacccgaaggtgagtcctaattttgtccaatctgtcagaacaccgtcgaattcctcgtagtcaccacacctttgtgattcctgaacctggaggggcgcaaaaccaaaattgagtgggtcagtaaaacaattcttttccaaatccaaacatttctcaaaacgttgtaacccctctccgtaaaacctgtatactttcccagaaatgtaaaatataaatatacatatatattctcaaacttcatttttactatctcaacatttttctttatcaatcatgccatgccatgtctaattcaacagttaagtatggatgcatcaacaataatcatatcaggtgcaagaaagtaatcaaccggaggccctctaatagccatgtacggttgaacctagagctcaaaatctatcactctcactctgccggagtcacctctgtgacctgtccggccttctgcacacaagttacgctctagtgctttctcatcaatcatctgtgcacataatctaaggtcacccaccagtcgaaatctcactaacactcttcgactggcccgtcgcacccactccgcgtggactgtgtgaccagcatctacttggatccaaggcgagcgtgcgatgcggtgaatactataagcactaaaccatggtgcaggatttgagctcaatatacattaACATCATCATATCAGtatttaaatactcacctgatactcacctgtgcgtccgccgcaccattcattcatatgcatcatatctcaatttcatacttttcatatcatttcatgcatggcaattcgattcacatttctatatacttttcatatacttttatgcatggcatctcaattcacatttcaatatacttttcattcaatttcaatttctgggaaaacgtcaagtatatatatatacggaaaacaaaactgcccactctcacatttctatatacttttcatatacttttatgcatggcatctcaattcacatttcaatatacttttcattcaatttcaatttctgggaaaacgtcaagtatatatatatacggaaaacaaaactgcccactcacctggagttcgccctacaactccctagcacaatacgccaaggcgtcatgacgatcggcgcctaaaacaataatcaattccaacctcagaattcatatcgatagaatatataacttatataaaatacgtcactacgtagttcaatccggaagatccaccactcagattttaaatccataacttccagaggtccacaatatatctctaggataacatcctaaaatttcattaccatccaacggtcggatctccgtcaatttccaaaactaagtgacggttaacattttattttatgaacttacaactccaattccggaagatccgtaactcggattcccaatccgtaagttccaataatcctcaaacatTACGTATTGcaacgtattaaagtttggtaacgatccaacggtcggatcatcaattcacattttcacctaatgcgaaaactataaaacgttattcgaacacctaaccaacaatccttaataactttctcataaggtgctcaatttgggtatatgaatataccacagtgatctactcgacgtcacggacgtcgacatatttttaaaataattttttactgtagcacgcgcccccacgcgccaaggaaggcacgggtccacgcgcgcccacgcgcaccttcttcctcgcgggttcgccggactggtttttccggtggccggaaaactggggaattttcaaatgcttcgttctccttcgtttctcaaccattttcttcgtataatatatcaatttaaagccctcaacatgtagaatcacaatatactacttttaagcttcaaaaacaactaaatctcaccggaaaaatccaagcaaaaccggccaaacttaaccctcgtgatcccgacgtccaaatccttccaacgaagcactccgagcttccttgggacctcactaagctcactatgagcttggattgtcctaaaaatcaaccaattcaaag
This window contains:
- the LOC103431347 gene encoding putative clathrin assembly protein At2g25430 — encoded protein: MAPSTIRKAIGAVKDQTSIGIAKVASNLAPDLEVAIVKATSHEDEPASEKHVREILMLTSSSRGYVLACVSAVSKRLGKTRDWIVALKALMLVHRLLNDGDPVLGDEIVYATRRGTRLLNLSDFRDEAHSSSWDHSAFVRTYALYLDQRLELMLFERKSGGGGGGGGLGAGDRQSSGGSYGGSSNFRSPPPRNYEYEYGGERDRDYENGGGMRRSRSYGDMNDSVSRNGRDEKRIVSVTPLRDMKPERIFVKMGHLQRLLDRFLATRPTGLAKNSRLVLVAVYPVVKESFQLYADVCEVLAVLLDKFFDMEYPDCVKAFDAYASTAKQIDELVGFYGWCKDLGLARSSEYPEVQRIGSKLLETLEEFVRDRSKGTKSPERKVEPAPVAPVEEELQPNMNEIKALPAPESFTPPPPPEAVVKAEVKQEVVGDLVDLRDNGVSADAQGNQLALALFAGPGGGGSANGSWEAFPSDGQPQVTSAWQTPAAEPGKADWELALVETASNLSRQKQNLGGGMDPLLLDGMYDQGIVRQHVSAAQLTGGSASSVALPGPGKSATQVLALPAPDGTVQAVNEDPFAASLTVPPPSYVQMADLEKKQHLLMQEQQLWNQYAKEGMQGQGSLQKISGTGYYGAAPMAMQPYGMPPVNGMGMPPPAGYYYAPY